DNA sequence from the Bradyrhizobium diazoefficiens genome:
CGCACCGCCGCTCGCGCTGTATGCGGTTTATCCGCCGACGCGGCATCTGTCGGTCAAGGTGCGGCTCTTCATCGATTTTCTGGTCGAGCGCTTTGGTCGTGACGAAGATGCGAGCGTGCGGACGCGCTGAGGAGAAGGCGCCGTCTCATCAAGCGACAAGCCGGCCGATGTCTGCTTAGCCCGAACAGCGGCCGAAAAACGGGTCGTGCTGCGATGTCGCCTTTGGGCCAACAAGAGACGTCGCTATGAGAACGCGTTGGCGAGAATCCAAAGAAAATACTTCAATAGGCGTTCTGCCTAGCTCCGTTGATGAGTATTATGCTGCGATCAGGTCAAGCTCGCAGCGCGTGGGATCCAATGTATATTCGCCAGATTGTTTTCGCCGTCGTGCTGCTCGGCGCTTTGGTTCGGTTCGGGCCCGCCACAGCTGGAGATGGCTTCCCAGCAGCGGAGTGGGAGCGCGTCACCCCTGCAGAATTGGGCTGGTCAGAGACCGAATTGGCCCAAGCGCGATCCTTTTCGGATCAGATTCGCTCGAGCGCGCTTGTCATCGTTCAGCACGGAAGGGTGGTGGCCGAGTGGGGCAATACCACGAAGCCAATGGAACTCGCTTCAATCCGCAAGAGCCTACTCAGCGCCCTGATCGGCGTCGCAGTGTCGGATCACCTGATCAACCTCGACAGCACGCTTGGCGAACTCGGCATCGACGATAATCCGCCTGGCTTGACCGGGATCGAGAAGGGCGCGACGGTGCGCGAACTCCTCGAAGCGCGTTCCGGGGTCTACCACGCGGCGCTCTATGAGACGCCGGACATGGCCAAGATGAGACCGCCGCGCGGCAGCCACCCGCCCGGCACCTTCTGGTATTACAACAATTGGGACTTCAACGCGCTCGGCACGATCTACGAGCACGCAACTGGCACCGGCATCTTCCAGGCGCTCGACCAGAAGATCGCAAAGCCGATCGGCATGCAGGACTACCGGCAACAGGATGCCAGCTACGTCCGCGGCGAAGCATCTATCCACCCCGCCTATGCGATCCGCATGAGCGCACGGGACCTGGCGCGTTTTGCACTTCTCTATCTGCACAAAGGTAATTGGGCCGGACACCAGATCGTGCCGCGGGAGTGGGTGGAAGAGAGCACGCGCAGCTATTCGAGAGCGGCGTCCGGGCAGGGCTATGGCTATCTCTGGTGGATCGGTTTTCTGGGCGGTGCCGTTGCACCTACGGTGACTTTGCCCGAGGGCAGCTTTTTGGCCGAAGGTGCCGGCGGCCAATACGCCTTAGTCGTGCCCGCACTCGACCTCGTCGTGGTGCATCGTGTCGACCGCGACATGCCCTTCACCGAACCTTCTGTGCGTAGTATTGCCAGGCTCTTCTGGCTGATCCTGAAGGCCGAGGGCTATGATCCGGGGCCCGATGCCTCGCTCACCGCAGCGACCGGCGAACGACCGACAGGTGAGACCCTGGCCGCAATATTCCAGGGCAAGACGATCAGCTTCGGTACCAAGCTCAGGGATGGTCCGTTCACAATGCGATTCGAGCCCGACGGCCGGATGACCTATCCGCACTGGAACGAGGCCCTTGGACCTGCGGCCGGGACATGGACGGTCGCGGAGGATAAGCTCTGTATCTTGATCTTGGGTGCCAGACGTCGCTGCTACATTCCAGTGCTGAACGGTGAACGGATTGAGTTGTTCGACCAGCTTGGTATCATGCAAATCGCCGGGGTGGCGCTGCCTCAGTGATCTGCATGCAGCAATCGGCTCGCGACGTCCGTTCAGGGTCACGAGCGGCGATCACGCTCGGGCCGACCCAGGTCCGGTTAATCCCGGAGAGCCGACCTAAGCATCGTCCATACGGTCTTCGGCAATCGGCCACCCATCAACGCAACCATCGTACAACGTCCGGTCTCACGCAGACACCCGACATCGCGGCAACCCGTTCGTTATTCAGCTGAGGGCCAGAAGCAGACTTAATGGTCTGCAAACCCTAATCGTCAGAGAGCTGCCAGCTAACACCATCCTCGTGCTACCTTAGCGAGCATGTCGCCTTTCCGCATTCGTTCCACCCTTATGCTCGTCCTCATTGTCGGAGGCACGTCCAGCATCTACGTGTTCCTCGGCCTCAACCTGATTATGGTACTGATAGCGTTGGGCCCGGCCTGCCTTCTGTACGTCCCATTCGCTAAGCGCTACGGGTGGGGCAATGAAGGGCGTCTCACAAGGCATCTCAGTCGTCCGCCGTTCGAAGACGAACGACGCAAGTCCAATTGATTGTGCTGGAATGAACTGGCTTATTGCTCTTGCATTCTTCGGCTTTTGTTGGTGGCGCGCGGCAAAAGCGCGCAAGCGAGCTGCCGAATTGACAGTTATTAAAATTGGCCGCTCACCACTATATCGGGTGTCGAACGCGCTCGTAGCTATTCTGTTGGCCCTCGTTCTGTACATCGCCCATATTCACCATCACTCGCCCGTTCCGGCCTTCCTCTGGTTTGTCGCCCTGGCGATCATCGTGGCTTTACTCTTTCTGCGCCGCGCGTTGAAATGGCGCTACCCAGTTTAGCTATGCTAGGCGATCTCATCTTGAGTTTGGTTTTCGGAATTCTCCGCGTTCCGGCGGCGGCCTTTATTGTTGGGGCTCTTCTGTATCAGTTCAAGTTCCGAGCCGTCTGGTGCGCCGTGGTCGGGGAAGGGGCAATAATGATCTTTTTCTATTTCGATGCCATCCGGCCGGGATATTCTCATGCTACGCAGTGGCTAACATGGGAGCACGCGCTCGGCGTTCCGTTGCTCTTTTTGCCACTGTTCGCCGGTTACTACTTCAACAAACATATTGTCCAAGGGGACTAATTTCCGCTCTGGGTCATTCGCGTCGGTTTGCCCTTCACTAGGGAGCTTCCGTTCCACCCCCATAAGCGGGCATCATCAGATCCGACGGGGAAGTCGCAAACGGGCCAAGACCCGACGAATGCAACGCAGCAAACCGCCACCTCAATCAACCACTCGTCAAATCCGTTCTGAAGTCACGTCACTTGGCGGGTTTGAATATGTCGACTGCTAATAAAGTGACGGGCTCCTTACCGTCGTTATGATGCCAATGAGTAGTGTCTTTTGTAGCAGAAGACGTATCTCCCGGACCAAAGGCCCTCGACGTGCCGTCCGCAAGGGTGACCGTATCGTGCCCCTCGAGGAAATAAACTACGGCGGGCCTGTCCTTGTGACTGTGCAATCCGATGTGACCTCCCGGTTCAATAGTGAGCAATCGTAGTCGTAGTTGTCGCCCCGTCATTCCCTCAATTTCAGGACCCAGGTCGACAACGGTTGTCTTGCTCGCCGTAAATCCCTTGTTGTCCTTAGGAGCATCTTCGGAAGAGGCAACAATTGGGCATCCAAGGACAATTGCCAATGATAGCAAAGCAAAAACTATGTTGCCTGATTTCATGACGTTCTCCCTTCGAACAAAGCAGCCCGCCCGTACGGATTATTGCAAAACGGCAATTCGCGAAATACTTGCACAATAGTCTAACAGTTAGAGGCTGGCTGGCAGGGCGATTGTCGGCTGTGGGTCACAAGCAGCCGTCAGTGCCAGCGCGGCCCGGCGTCCGGTCTGCCACCGAGAGCCGACATCGCAACAGGGGCAGCCTTGTTCGGCTAAGGGCCAAGAGGCGACATGTATCCCTGGCCAGCTTCTCCCTTTTTAGGGGTCAGGCTATGATTTACCGATCCTTAGCTCCTTCCTATGCACAACCAAAGGATGTTGGTGCGTTCAAAACGGCAAGCTTCAAGGCGTCTAGTGGTGTTGTTTAGGTGATGGCTCTACTGCGGGCGAGATGGCTGCCTGTGCTCTTCGTTCTGGGGGCATTCTAATAGGTTGCGGCGGCTCGTTCAGCGAGACCATCAGATACCGATTGACATTCAACGTGGATATTGATGGCAGGCTTGTGAGCGGCTCTGGGGTCATTCAGGTCAAGCAGTCCGACACGAGAGCCCTCTTTGGACCTATGGGAGGTTTCGGGAACGAGGTGATCGGGGAAGCTGTTACAGTCGACCTCGGCTCCAACGGCCGGTTCTTCGCGCTACTGCGCGGTCCGAAAGTTGGCCTTGGCAGTGTCGGCGCTCCCGCATGGCTGCTGTTTCATGCTTTTGCCGACTTGCTCAAGCGCGAGGCTGATCCTCTTCCTCAGGTGCGACTGTTCAAAGAGCAGCGCCCGCGCCGTGTCCTACATGCGGACGAAATCCCAATGTTGGTCCGCTTTCGTAATCTTGACGAGCCGAAGTCGGTCGAACAGGTTGATCCGACAAATCTAGCTGGAAAATTTGGCTCTGGAATTTTACTTCGCGACGCCGTCATCGAGGTGACGGACGACCCTGTCACAGTTGGTATCGAAGCGAAGTTGCCGTGGCTAACGTCGATGAAGACTCAGCTGGACGGCGAGCGATTGTATTCCGGCGCTACGCTTGCCAACGAGTTGAATGCTTACGATTTCGTTCGAAAGTAAGATTCGCTCGATGAAGCGCAGTTGGTGCGATCCGGGGCCGCTTAGGGTCTTAAGCGGAAGCTGCGCAGGGATCAAAAGGTCCGCTAAGGGCCAAATCCGGCATGGTGCGGGCTCGGCAATTGGTCTGAGCCTTCCCTAGCTGACCGAGGAAATGCCGGTCGATCAATGCGCCGGCCGCAAGCGGCGAGATTGGGGCGGCCCGCTTAGCGCCGCACCGTGAACTCGTCCGCGTCGCGCCGGTGTTCCCACTTCGCCTGCTCGAGCTCGGGACGGTCGCATTCGGCCTCGGGATAGCCGATGCAGAGATAGGCGATGAATTTCCAGGTGTGCGGCACGTCGAGAACGGTGTGGATGCGATCCGGGTTCAGGATCGAGACCCAGCCGAGACCGATACCTTCCGCGCGCGCGGCGAGCCACATCGCGGTGATGGCGGCGACCACGGAATATTCGGTCGTCTCGGGCATGGTCGCACGGCCGAGGCCGTGGCCGATGTCGCTCGTCTTGTCGGCGAACACGGCGAGGTGGCTGGGGGCTTGTTCGAGGCCTGACAGTTTCAGCGTGGCATAGCGGCCGGCGCGCTCGCCGGAATAGCAATTCAGCGCGTCGGCGTTGCAAGCTTTGAAATCGTCGACCACGGCGCGGCGCCGGGCCGCATCATCGACGGTGACGAAGCGCCAGGGCTGGCTGAGGCCGACGGACGGCGACAGGCAGGCCGTCTCGATCAGCCGCTCCACGGCACCATCAGGCAGTGCATCAGCGCGAAAGTGACGCACGTCGCGGCGCCACACGAACAGCTCGCGCAATTGCCGGCGGAAGCCGTCGTCGAACTCGACCATGGGATCATCCTCCCGTGTGAATGAAGGCCGCGGCGACCAGCAGGATGAGAATCTCGCCGACCTGTTCGAATGCGCCAAGGATGTCTCCGGTCTGCCCGCCGATCTGACGAATGGCGAGCCGCGCCAGGATCAGCCCGGCGAGCGACAACAGCACCAGGCCGACCAACGCCTTGGCCGGCCCGAGCGCAAGCACAAGCGCGAGCGTGCCAACAGCAAAGGCGGTAGCGACGCTCCGGCCCGGCGGTGATCCCGCGCTCGCCGACAGCCCGTCCGGCCGCGCCGGTGAGACCAGCGACATGAAGGCGGGCAGGCCCGCGCGGGCCGCGGCATGCGCAGCGCACAGAGCGAGCATCACCATCCAGGGATTGGCGATCACAGCAAGCGCGCTCCAGCGCAGGCCGAACGACAGGATCAGCGCGCAGACGCCATGGCTGCCGATCCGGCTGTCGCGCATGATCTCGAGCTTGCGCTCGCGCGTCCGGCCGCCGCCGAGCCCGTCGGCGGTGTCGGCAAGCCCGTCCTCGTGCAGCGCGCCGGTGATGAGCGCGGTTGTAGCGAGCGCGAGCAGGGCAGCCATGCCGGGGGCCAGTCCCAGTTTGCGCGCGAGCGCGTAGACCATCGCGCCTGCAAGGCCGACCAGCAATCCTGCGATCGGGAGCGCCCAGGTCGCGCGCGCGACGGCGCCTTCGCCGGCAGGCTTCGACGAGCCCACCGGTACGATCGTGACGAACGACGCCGCGATCCTGAGATCGGCGACGACGTCTTTCAGGATATCGGCGCGCGGCGTCATTTCACTTTCATCGGCAGGCCGGCGACGACGAACTCGACCTCGTCGGCGACATCGGCGATCATCTGGTTCATGATCCCGGCGGCGTCGCGGAAGCTGCGCGCCAATGCGTTGTCGGGGACGATGCCGAGGCCGACCTCGTTGGTGACGAAGACGACCGGGCTCTTGAGATGGGGCAGGGTGGCGGCAAGCGCGTTCACCTCGTGCTCCCAGTCGCGCTCGGCACGCATCAGGTTGGAGAGCCACAATGTCAGGCAGTCGACGAGCCGTGCGCCGCCGCCGTCGGTTGCGACCAGCGCGGGCGCGAGATCGAGCGGCACCTCGCGCTCGATCCAGCCGGTTCCGCGCCGCGCACGATGCCTGGCGATGCGCGCGTCCATTTCCGCATCGAGCGCCTCGGCCGTCGCGACATAGACGGGCTGTCCGGGAAAGGCGCGCGTGCGCATTTCCGCACGCTTGCTCTTGCCCGATCGCGCTCCGCCCGTGATTAAGATGACGGCCATGGAGGTCTCCTGTGGGCCTGACTAATCACCAATCGCGGCCAAAGACAAAGCCGAAATCAGGGGGCGGGGGCTTGCGCTCGTCCCTCGCTTTGCGCAACAGGGGCGGCACAGGAGGCCGGTGTGGATTTTGCGGGCGCGATGATGGTGGCGATGGCGGTGGATGCCTTGCTGGGGTGGCCGGCAAGGCTGTTCGTGTGGGTCGGCCACCCCGTGACCTGGCTAGGTCGGCTGATCGCTACCATCGATGCCGCCTGCAATCGCGAGTCTGACCCGCCGGCGCTGCGGCGCGCCGCCGGCGTCGCCGGAGCGCTTCTGGTGATTGTGATCGCGGTTGCGCTCGGTTGGTTGCTTCAGTCGTTGCTGCCCGCCGGTTGGATGCAGATCGCACTGGTCGGCATCCTGGCTTGGCCGCTGGTGGCGCTCCGCTCGCTGCATGACCATGTCGCCGCCGTCGCCAATCCTCTGCTGAGCGGTAACATTGCGGCTGCACGCGAGGCGGTCTCGCGCATCGTCGGCCGCGATCCCGCTGCGCTCGATGAGGCCGGGATCGCGCGTGCCGCGATCGAGAGCCTTGCGGAGAACGCGTCCGACGGCATCGTGGCGCCGGTGTTCTGGGGCGCGCTGTTCGGTCTGCCCGGCATCTTGGGTTACAAGGCGATCAACACGCTGGACTCCATGATCGGCCATCGCAGCGAACGGCATGAAGCCTTCGGCTGGGCCGCCGCGCGCATCGACGATGTCGCAAACTTTGTTCCGGCACGCCTGACCGGATTTTTGTTCGTGCTGCTCGCGCCACGACGATCGGAGGCGCTCTCGTGCATGACGCGCGATGCGCGCCGCCATCGCTCACCCAATGCTGGCTGGCCGGAAGCGGCGATGGCTGGCGCGCTCGGCGTGCGGCTCAGCGGCCCCCGCATCTATCACGGCAGCATCGCCAAGGAATCATGGCTCAACGAAGGGGCGCGCGATCCGCTCGCCGCGGACATTGTTGAGGGACTGACGCTCTACCGCCGCGCCATGCTACTGTTCGCAGGTGTGCTTGCGATCCTGGCCTTCGCGTGAAAGAACAGGGCATGCGCGAGCACGGTGGAAATCTCGATCTGGCCCGACAGCGTTTTGGCGGGCACGCGGAGGACTGGATCGATCTGTCGACCGGAATCAACCGGCTGCCTTACCCGCTGGGCGAGATCGACGCGCATCATTGGCAGGCATTGCCGTCCCGGTCCGAGATCGAAGCCTTGCACCAAGCGGCCCGTCACGCTTATGCGACAAGCGCACCGATCGTCGCAATGGGCGGTGCGCAAGCCGCCATTCAACTGCTGCCGCAGCTTGCGCCGCGCGGGCGAGCGCGCATCCTCGCGCCGACCTACAACGAATATGCTCCCGTTCTGTCGGCCGCAGGATGGGAGGTGGAGGAGGTCGGGGCGCTCGATGCGCTGGCAGGCGCGAACCTTGCCATCATCGTCAATCCCAACAATCCGGACGGCCGCCGTTACTCGTCGAAGGATTTGCTCGCGCTGTTGCCGCGCGTCGGTCGTCTCGTCATCGACGAGAGTTTTGTTGATGCCGTGCCCGAGCTCTCGCTCGCTTCGGGAGCGGGGCGGCCGGGGCTGCTGATCCTGCGCTCGTTCGGAAAGTTTTATGGTCTTGCCGGACTGCGGCTTGGGTTTGCGATCGGCCATGCGGATGATATCGCCAGGCTCGCAGCGGCATCAGGTCCGTGGCCGATATCGGGCGCAGCAATCGCGATCGGCTGCCGCGCCCTGCGCGATGATGCCTGGACCAAGGCGACGTCGGCGCGGCTCGCCCGGGACTGCGTTCGCCTCGACGAGATGGTGCAGTCGCAAGGCTGGCGGCTCATCGGCGGTGCACCGCTGTTTCGTCTCTACGAGACGCCTGATGCGCTTGCCGCGCAGGCGACGCTGGCGCGCGGTGAAATCTGGTCGCGCATCTTCGCGCAAAATCCGACATGGCTGCGTCTCGGGCTTCCGGGCGCTGAGACCGAATGGTCGCGCCTTGCCAAGGCGCTAGCGCGCTAGCGCGAGCAGGCCTTCGACGTCGAGATGCTTTTCGATGTGTTCGGCAAGCGCATCAAGCGCGCTGTCGACCCTCGCGTGATAGGGCTCGCTGCCGGCAGGAATATCCAGCTTCGCGAGATATGCCCTGCGGAAATCGTCCGACGTGAACAGGCCATGCAAATAGCTGCCCTGCACGCGCCCATCGCTGGAGATCGCGCCTTCCGGCTCGCCGTTCAGCCTCGCGAACGGCCGCGCGCGGTCGGGCCCATCAGTTCGGCCGATGTGGATTTCGTACGCCTCGATCGGTTGATCCGTCGCCGCATGCACGGCCGTAACACGGGTCAGCGTCTTCTGCGGGCTCATCACCGTCGTCACATCCAGCAGCCCGAGGCCCGGCGTGTCGCCCGCGAGTCCTTCGATGCCATCCGGGTCCGCAACGCTGTGCCCGAGCATCTGATAGCCGCCGCAGAGGCCGAGCACATGGCCGCCCCTGCGGTGATGCGCGAAGAGATCGATGTCCCAGCCCTGCGCGCGCAGGAAGGCGAGGTCGCCGCGGGTGGATTTTGACCCGGGGATGATGACGAGCCTGACATCGCCTGGGATCGCTTCGCCCGGACGCACCATCACGAGATCCACACCTGGCTCGAGCTTGAGGGGATCGAGATCATCGAAATTGGCGATCCGAGATAGTGCGAGGCATGCAATCTTGCACTGGCCCGGCTTGCGCGCGTCGTTGAGGCCCAGTGCGTCCTCGGCCGGCAGCTCGCCGGCCCGCGCGAACCAGGGCAACACGCCGAGTCCGCGCCATGCGGTCTTCTGTTCGATCAGCTTGTAGCCGTCGTCGAACAGCGTGGGATCGCCGCGGAACTTGTTGATGACGAAACCCTGGATCATCGCGGCATCATCGGGGTCGATCACCGTCTTGATGCCGACAAGCTGGGCGATGACGCCGCCGCGGTCGATGTCGCCGACCAGCACCACAGGCACATCGGCCTTGCGCGCAAAGCCCATATTGGCGATGTCGGCCTTGCGCAAGTTCACCTCGGCCGGGCTGCCCGCGCCTTCCACCAGCACGAGATCGGCGCGCGCCTTCAGCCGCTCAAAACTCTCCAGCACCGCGCCCATCAGCTGTGGCTTCATCGCAGCGTACTCACGCGCACGCGCAGTCGCGATGCGTCTGCCGTGTACTACGATCTGTGCGCCGACGTCTGTCTCGGGCTTGAGTAGCACCGGGTTCATGTCGGTGTGCGGCTCGACGCCGGCGGCGAGCGCCTGAAGCGCCTGGGCGCGGCCGATCTCGCCGCCGTCGACGGTGACGGCGGCGTTGTTCGACATGTTCTGTGGCTTGAACGGGAGCAGGCGCAGGCCGCGCCGGGTGAAGGCGCGCGCGAGCCCGGCGACGATGAGCGACTTGCCCACGTCCGAGCCGGCTCCCTGGATCATCAACGCGCGCGCCATCGTGCTTCAGAACTCGACGCCGGCCTGCGCCTTGATGCCGGAGCGGAACGGATGCTTCACAAGCGTCATCTCGGTCACGAGATCGGCGATCTCGATCAACTCGTCCTTGGCGTTGCGGCCGGTGAGCACGACATGCGTCATCGGCGGCTTCGAGGTCTTCAGGAAGTCGACGACCTCAGTGATGTCGAGATAATCGTAACGCAGCGCGATGTTGATCTCGTCGAGCACGACCATGCGCAGACTGGAATCGCGAATCAGCTCCTTCGCCTTCTCCCAGCCGGCGCGCGCGGCCGCGATGTCGCGGGCGCGGTCCTGCGTCTCCCAGGTGAAGCCTTCGCCCATCGCGTGGAACTGGCAGAGCTCGCCGAAATGGCCGGTGAGCAGGCGCCGCTCGCCGGTGTCCCAGGCGCCCTTGATGAACTGCACGATCGCGCAGGGGAGGCCGTGCGCGATGCAGCGCACGATCATGCCGAAGGCGGAGGAGGACTTGCCCTTGCCGGCGCCGGTGTGGACGATGATGAGGCCCTTTTCGCCGCTCTTGGTCGCCATGATCTTGTCGCGGGCAACCTTGATCTTTGCCATCTTCGCGGCGTGTCGAGCGTCGGTGTCCTCGACGGTTTTTGTATCCGGTTCAGGCGTCATCATACCCGGTCCTTCGGCTTGACAAGAGGCGGCCGGGGGCAAATGGTGGCCCGGCGTTGGTTCCTGTCCTATGACAGGCGAAGAGGGAATGCGATAGGGTCCGAATCGGCAAGATTTGGGTCCGAAATGCAGCCGCCCCCGCGACCGTGACCGGAGAGATGCCCAAAGCCACTGATCCCCTGGGGATCGGGAAGGCGGGGATCGAAGGGGAAACCCTGCTCCGCAAGCCGGGAGACCTGCCAGCGCGGACGATTTTTGGACCGGCGGACGGGGTGTTCCGCGACGGGGAAACGGGCTTTCGCAAGAACGGTCCGTGCACCTCATCGCCTCCCGCCGTTACTTGGAAG
Encoded proteins:
- a CDS encoding serine hydrolase; protein product: MYIRQIVFAVVLLGALVRFGPATAGDGFPAAEWERVTPAELGWSETELAQARSFSDQIRSSALVIVQHGRVVAEWGNTTKPMELASIRKSLLSALIGVAVSDHLINLDSTLGELGIDDNPPGLTGIEKGATVRELLEARSGVYHAALYETPDMAKMRPPRGSHPPGTFWYYNNWDFNALGTIYEHATGTGIFQALDQKIAKPIGMQDYRQQDASYVRGEASIHPAYAIRMSARDLARFALLYLHKGNWAGHQIVPREWVEESTRSYSRAASGQGYGYLWWIGFLGGAVAPTVTLPEGSFLAEGAGGQYALVVPALDLVVVHRVDRDMPFTEPSVRSIARLFWLILKAEGYDPGPDASLTAATGERPTGETLAAIFQGKTISFGTKLRDGPFTMRFEPDGRMTYPHWNEALGPAAGTWTVAEDKLCILILGARRRCYIPVLNGERIELFDQLGIMQIAGVALPQ
- a CDS encoding cupin domain-containing protein, with product MKSGNIVFALLSLAIVLGCPIVASSEDAPKDNKGFTASKTTVVDLGPEIEGMTGRQLRLRLLTIEPGGHIGLHSHKDRPAVVYFLEGHDTVTLADGTSRAFGPGDTSSATKDTTHWHHNDGKEPVTLLAVDIFKPAK
- the bluB gene encoding 5,6-dimethylbenzimidazole synthase, producing MVEFDDGFRRQLRELFVWRRDVRHFRADALPDGAVERLIETACLSPSVGLSQPWRFVTVDDAARRRAVVDDFKACNADALNCYSGERAGRYATLKLSGLEQAPSHLAVFADKTSDIGHGLGRATMPETTEYSVVAAITAMWLAARAEGIGLGWVSILNPDRIHTVLDVPHTWKFIAYLCIGYPEAECDRPELEQAKWEHRRDADEFTVRR
- the cobS gene encoding adenosylcobinamide-GDP ribazoletransferase encodes the protein MTPRADILKDVVADLRIAASFVTIVPVGSSKPAGEGAVARATWALPIAGLLVGLAGAMVYALARKLGLAPGMAALLALATTALITGALHEDGLADTADGLGGGRTRERKLEIMRDSRIGSHGVCALILSFGLRWSALAVIANPWMVMLALCAAHAAARAGLPAFMSLVSPARPDGLSASAGSPPGRSVATAFAVGTLALVLALGPAKALVGLVLLSLAGLILARLAIRQIGGQTGDILGAFEQVGEILILLVAAAFIHTGG
- the cobU gene encoding bifunctional adenosylcobinamide kinase/adenosylcobinamide-phosphate guanylyltransferase, which gives rise to MAVILITGGARSGKSKRAEMRTRAFPGQPVYVATAEALDAEMDARIARHRARRGTGWIEREVPLDLAPALVATDGGGARLVDCLTLWLSNLMRAERDWEHEVNALAATLPHLKSPVVFVTNEVGLGIVPDNALARSFRDAAGIMNQMIADVADEVEFVVAGLPMKVK
- the cbiB gene encoding adenosylcobinamide-phosphate synthase CbiB, with amino-acid sequence MDFAGAMMVAMAVDALLGWPARLFVWVGHPVTWLGRLIATIDAACNRESDPPALRRAAGVAGALLVIVIAVALGWLLQSLLPAGWMQIALVGILAWPLVALRSLHDHVAAVANPLLSGNIAAAREAVSRIVGRDPAALDEAGIARAAIESLAENASDGIVAPVFWGALFGLPGILGYKAINTLDSMIGHRSERHEAFGWAAARIDDVANFVPARLTGFLFVLLAPRRSEALSCMTRDARRHRSPNAGWPEAAMAGALGVRLSGPRIYHGSIAKESWLNEGARDPLAADIVEGLTLYRRAMLLFAGVLAILAFA
- the cobD gene encoding threonine-phosphate decarboxylase CobD codes for the protein MREHGGNLDLARQRFGGHAEDWIDLSTGINRLPYPLGEIDAHHWQALPSRSEIEALHQAARHAYATSAPIVAMGGAQAAIQLLPQLAPRGRARILAPTYNEYAPVLSAAGWEVEEVGALDALAGANLAIIVNPNNPDGRRYSSKDLLALLPRVGRLVIDESFVDAVPELSLASGAGRPGLLILRSFGKFYGLAGLRLGFAIGHADDIARLAAASGPWPISGAAIAIGCRALRDDAWTKATSARLARDCVRLDEMVQSQGWRLIGGAPLFRLYETPDALAAQATLARGEIWSRIFAQNPTWLRLGLPGAETEWSRLAKALAR
- a CDS encoding cobyric acid synthase, yielding MARALMIQGAGSDVGKSLIVAGLARAFTRRGLRLLPFKPQNMSNNAAVTVDGGEIGRAQALQALAAGVEPHTDMNPVLLKPETDVGAQIVVHGRRIATARAREYAAMKPQLMGAVLESFERLKARADLVLVEGAGSPAEVNLRKADIANMGFARKADVPVVLVGDIDRGGVIAQLVGIKTVIDPDDAAMIQGFVINKFRGDPTLFDDGYKLIEQKTAWRGLGVLPWFARAGELPAEDALGLNDARKPGQCKIACLALSRIANFDDLDPLKLEPGVDLVMVRPGEAIPGDVRLVIIPGSKSTRGDLAFLRAQGWDIDLFAHHRRGGHVLGLCGGYQMLGHSVADPDGIEGLAGDTPGLGLLDVTTVMSPQKTLTRVTAVHAATDQPIEAYEIHIGRTDGPDRARPFARLNGEPEGAISSDGRVQGSYLHGLFTSDDFRRAYLAKLDIPAGSEPYHARVDSALDALAEHIEKHLDVEGLLALAR
- the cobO gene encoding cob(I)yrinic acid a,c-diamide adenosyltransferase gives rise to the protein MTPEPDTKTVEDTDARHAAKMAKIKVARDKIMATKSGEKGLIIVHTGAGKGKSSSAFGMIVRCIAHGLPCAIVQFIKGAWDTGERRLLTGHFGELCQFHAMGEGFTWETQDRARDIAAARAGWEKAKELIRDSSLRMVVLDEINIALRYDYLDITEVVDFLKTSKPPMTHVVLTGRNAKDELIEIADLVTEMTLVKHPFRSGIKAQAGVEF